In Lycium ferocissimum isolate CSIRO_LF1 chromosome 11, AGI_CSIRO_Lferr_CH_V1, whole genome shotgun sequence, a single genomic region encodes these proteins:
- the LOC132036429 gene encoding leucine-rich repeat receptor-like serine/threonine-protein kinase RGI4 — protein sequence MPASSTNPFLLLLLFSLNSLFFSSCYSIDVQSQTLLAWKKTLNSSNDVLKTWDSDSLDKSPCNWFGIKCNSKGQVVSISLKSVDLQGPLPSNFQPLKFLNTLVLSSTNLSGPIPKEFGDYLELSLIDISDNSITGIIPQEICKLKKLQTLSLSSNLLEGDIPSDIGNLSTLKKFLIYDNQISGEIPKGIGKLNNLEEFRAGGNQNLKGELPLEIGNCSNLVFLGLAETSISGNLPVSIGNLKKIQTLAIYTALLSGPIPEEIGNCSELQNLYLYQNSISGSIPRSIGELKKLQSLLLWQNSLVGVIPYELGNCKAVTVIDLSENLLTGRIPTSFGGLSSLEGLQLSVNKLSGTIPNEISNCTNLSHLEVDNNGISGEIPNEIGKLKSLTLFFAWQNNLTGNIPVSLSQCENLQALDLSYNHLFGSIPKEIFALTNLTKLLLLSNDLSGFIPTDVGNCTNLYRFRVNNNRLGGTVPSEIGNLRSLNFLDMNGNHFMGEIPSSISGCQSLEFLDLHSNAFTGSLPEKLPKSLQFVDISDNRLTGSLSPSIGSLTELTKLNLGKNQLSGRIPAEIVSCSKLQLLDLGYNGLSGDIPKELGDIPSLEISLNLSCNQFTGVIPSEFSGLSKLGNLDVSHNKLTGNLDVLTNLQNLVSLNISFNNFYGNLPNTPFFHKLPLSDLTGNQALYISGGDVIQTGPAGHAKYTMKLAMSILVSISAVLVLLAFYTLIRMRMAAKYGPPEVDTWEMTLYQKLDFSIDDIVHNLTSANVIGTGSSGVVYRVMTENGATLAVKKMWSSEESGAFGSEICTLGSIRHKNIVRLLGWASNQNMKLLFYDYLPNGSLSSLLHGVGKGATEWENRFDVVLGVAHALAYLHHDCVPPIMHGDVKAMNVLLGSRMEPYLADFGLARIVSTDVDADLLKESQRPHLAGSYGYMAPEHASMQRITEKSDVYSYGVVLLEVLTGRHPLDPTLPGSAHLVQWVREHLQSKRDPNDILDPKLRGRADPEMHEMLQTLAVSFLCVCTKADDRPMMRDVVAMLKEIRNVDSVASESDLLKKNANVTALPKSPGTKNVDSQVSSSCSFVFSDNSISK from the exons ATGCCTGCTTCTTCAAcaaatccttttcttcttctgttACTTTTCTCCTTaaactctctttttttctcttcttgttattccattgatgtacaAAGCCAAACACTTCTTGCATGGAAAAAAACATTAAACAGTTCCAATGATGTTTTAAAAACATGGGATTCTGATTCTTTAGATAAAAGTCCTTGTAATTGGTTTGGCATAAAATGCAACTCAAAAGGTCAAGTTGTGAGTATAAGTCTAAAATCAGTAGACTTACAAGGTCCATTGCCTTCAAATTTTCAGCCACTCAAATTCTTGAACACTCTTGTTCTTTCATCTACCAATCTAAGTGGTCCAATCCCAAAAGAATTCGGAGATTATCTTGAACTTAGTCTTATTGATATTAGTGATAATTCAATCACTGGTATCATTCCACAAGAAATTTGTAAGCTTAAAAAGCTACAAACTTTATCTCTTAGTTCAAATCTTCTTGAAGGTGATATTCCTTCAGACATTGGAAACTTGTCAACTCTCAAGAAATTCTTGATTTATGACAATCAAATAAGTGGTGAAATTCCAAAGGgtattggaaagttgaacaaTCTTGAAGAATTTAGAGCCGGAGGGAATCAAAATCTCAAGGGGGAACTCCCTTTGGAGATTGGAAATTGCAGCAACTTGGTATTTTTAGGCCTTGCTGAAACAAGCATTTCAGGGAATTTGCCTGTATCAATTGGAAACCTGAAAAAGATTCAGACTTTAGCAATTTATACAGCTCTTTTATCTGGACCAATTCCAGAAGAGATTGGGAATTGCAGTGAACTTCAGAACTTGTACTTGTATCAGAATTCGATATCCGGTTCGATACCAAGGAGCATAGGAGAGCTAAAAAAGCTCCAAAGTTTGTTGCTTTGGCAGAATAGTTTAGTTGGAGTGATCCCTTATGAGCTTGGAAATTGCAAGGCTGTTACTGTCATTGACTTATCTGAAAATCTCTTAACAGGCAGAATTCCAACAAGTTTTGGTGGACTTTCAAGTCTTGAAGGATTGCAGCTAAGTGTCAATAAGTTATCAGGTACAATACCTAATGAAATATCAAATTGTACCAATCTATCTCATTTGGAAGTTGATAACAATGGTATATCAGGTGAGATTCCTAATGAAATAGGaaagttgaaaagtttgacTTTATTCTTTGCATGGCAAAATAATTTAACAGGTAATATTCCTGTTTCATTATCTCAATGTGAGAATCTTCAGGCTCTAGACCTTTCTTACAACCATCTTTTTGGCTCCATACCAAAAGAAATCTTTGCTTTGACAAATCTAACAAAATTGCTGCTTCTTTCCAATGATTTGTCTGGTTTTATACCAACTGATGTTGGAAACTGCACAAATTTGTATAGATTTAGAGTGAACAACAATAGGCTAGGAGGTACCGTTCCATCAGAAATAGGAAACTTAAGAAGTTTGAATTTCCTTGATATGAATGGAAATCACTTTATGGGAGAAATTCCTTCATCAATATCAGGGTGCCAAAGTCTTGAGTTTCTTGATCTCCATTCAAACGCGTTCACCGGTTCTTTACCAGAAAAACTGCCTAAAAGCCTACAGTTTGTGGACATTTCAGACAACAGGCTTACAGGTTCGTTGAGTCCGAGCATTGGTTCTTTAACAGAATTAACAAAATTGAATCTTGGGAAGAATCAACTTTCTGGTAGAATTCCGGCTGAGATAGTTTCCTGTAGTAAGCTTCAGCTATTAGACCTTGGATACAATGGTTTATCAGGTGATATACCTAAAGAATTGGGTGATATACCATCACTTGAAATCTCTCTTAACCTTAGCTGTAACCAATTTACAGGTGTGATTCCAAGTGAGTTTTCAGGTCTTAGCAAACTAGGAAACCTTGATGTCTCCCACAACAAACTCACCGGAAATTTAGACGTTCTTACGAACCTTCAAAACCTTGTTTCACTCAACATATCATTCAATAACTTCTATGGAAACTTGCCCAATACTCCATTTTTCCATAAGCTTCCTTTGAGTGATCTTACTGGAAACCAAGCTCTTTACATCTCTGGGGGGGATGTGATTCAAACGGGGCCCGCTGGACATGCCAAATACACCATGAAGCTTGCTATGTCAATCCTTGTCAGTATAAGTGCCGTGCTGGTGCTGCTAGCATTTTACACCTTGATCAGGATGCGAATGGCGGCCAAGTATGGACCTCCAGAAGTTGATACTTGGGAAATGACTCTTTACCAGAAGTTGGATTTTTCAATAGATGACATTGTTCATAATCTAACATCAGCTAATGTCATTGGTACTGGGAGCTCTGGAGTTGTATACAGGGTAATGACCGAAAACGGGGCGACTTTAGCAGTCAAGAAAATGTGGTCATCAGAGGAATCAGGAGCATTTGGTTCAGAAATTTGTACTCTTGGTTCAATCCGGCACAAGAACATAGTACGCCTTCTCGGTTGGGCTTCAAACCAGAACATGAAACTTCTATTCTATGACTATCTTCCCAATGGGAGTTTGAGCTCATTGCTCCATGGTGTTGGCAAAGGAGCAACAGAATGGGAGAACAGATTTGATGTGGTCCTTGGAGTAGCTCATGCACTTGCATATTTGCATCATGACTGTGTACCACCTATAATGCACGGAGATGTCAAAGCAATGAATGTATTGTTAGGCTCTAGAATGGAGCCTTACCTAGCCGATTTCGGTTTGGCAAGGATTGTCAGCACTGATGTTGATGCAGACTTGTTGAAGGAGAGCCAAAGGCCTCATCTTGCTGGTTCCTATGGCTATATGGCACCAG AACATGCTTCGATGCAACGGATCACGGAAAAGAGTGATGTATACAGCTATGGTGTGGTCCTCTTGGAGGTACTAACAGGAAGGCATCCGTTGGACCCCACATTGCCCGGGAGTGCACACTTAGTACAATGGGTGCGCGAACACTTACAAAGTAAGCGCGATCCAAATGACATTCTTGACCCTAAGCTTAGAGGAAGGGCTGACCCTGAGATGCATGAAATGCTGCAAACTTTAGCTGTTTCATTTCTGTGCGTGTGCACGAAAGCTGATGATCGTCCGATGATGAGGGATGTAGTAGCCATGCTCAAGGAAATTCGAAATGTTGATTCTGTTGCGTCCGAATCCGACTTGTTGAAGAAAAATGCAAATGTAACAGCTCTTCCAAAATCACCTGGCACCAAGAATGTGGATTCCCAAGTGTCTTCTAGCTGCTCTTTTGTATTTTCGGATAACTCAATCTCCAAATAA
- the LOC132036412 gene encoding protein transport protein SFT2-like translates to MQKWFSAGGAGAVADDRYVEQLQTSSSSSTPSLLADWNSYASAKSSEESASTAFIGSFDLESAVRSANDTVSGTFNVVSKGVRDIPGNLQSATSNIPSGKSLMYFGLFMATGVFFIFMAFTLFLPVIVLVPQKFAICFTLGCSFIIGSFFALRGTQNQFAHMFSMERLPFTLGFMGSMIGTLYVSMALHSYILSVLFSVIQVMALAYYAISYFPGGSAGLKFLSSSMISTVLKCFGR, encoded by the exons ATGCAGAAGTGGTTTTCAGCTGGCGGCGCCGGCGCCGTTGCCGATGATCGATATGTTGAGCAATTacaaacttcttcttcttcttcaactccttcTTTGTTAGCTGATTGGAATTCATACGCATCTGCTAAATCATCTGAAGAGAGCGCTAGTACTGCGTTTATAGGTAGCTTCGATCTCGAATCCGCTGTTCGTTCTGCTAACGACACCGTTTCCGGCACTTTTAACGT GGTTTCTAAAGGAGTGAGAGACATTCCAGGGAACTTGCAGTCTGCCACTAGCAACATTCCTTCTGGGAAATCCCTCATGTATTTTGGCCTATTCATGGCGACTGGagtcttcttcattttcatggCATTTACTTTGTTCCTCCCCGTGATAGTATTGGTGCCTCAGAAATTTGCCATTTGCTTTACTCTTGGATGTTCCTTTATCATTGGGTCATTCTTTGCACTCAGGGGTACTCAGAATCAGTTTGCTCATATGTTTTCAATGGag AGACTTCCTTTTACACTAGGATTCATGGGTAGCATGATTGGCACGCTCTACGTTTCCATGGCACTCCATAGCTATATCCTTTCGGTGCTTTTCTCTGTGATTCAG GTTATGGCATTAGCATACTACGCAATATCTTACTTTCCTGGTGGCTCTGCTGGCTTGAAATTTCTCTCGTCTTCGATGATTTCTACAGTATTGAAATGCTTTGGCAGGTGA